A window of the Streptomyces griseochromogenes genome harbors these coding sequences:
- a CDS encoding tetraspanin family protein: MSLAVEIVLIVIGILLLAAALIGSGISRRLMTIPKMHKAPRIVLAILGVVLLAGGAWGMVTKTEQHRPSLAELRKHIPDNIKSGLSCAESPESPKSAVQIECDSTDASTTPEQVWFTLFPDVNLMQKYWFDKATPSNFSGATCATTDDFKKGGKGPWFLNDQSVTVGDQVCYMAGTTAVSVFTDRRYNIVVFAQSANPQLLSDFIKWVNSDDSVPAGDQDATPATPSHTMSEAGH, translated from the coding sequence ATGTCACTCGCCGTCGAGATCGTTCTCATTGTCATCGGAATTCTCCTCCTGGCGGCCGCACTGATCGGCAGCGGCATCTCCCGGCGGTTGATGACCATTCCCAAGATGCACAAGGCTCCACGTATCGTGCTCGCGATTCTCGGTGTGGTGCTGCTGGCCGGGGGTGCGTGGGGGATGGTGACCAAGACCGAGCAGCACAGGCCCTCGCTGGCGGAACTCCGGAAACACATTCCGGACAACATCAAGTCGGGCCTGAGCTGTGCGGAATCCCCCGAATCCCCCAAGAGTGCGGTGCAAATAGAGTGCGACAGCACGGATGCCAGCACCACCCCGGAGCAGGTGTGGTTCACCCTGTTCCCCGACGTGAATTTGATGCAGAAGTACTGGTTCGACAAGGCCACTCCGAGCAACTTCTCGGGAGCCACCTGCGCCACCACGGATGACTTCAAGAAGGGGGGCAAAGGGCCGTGGTTCCTCAACGACCAGTCCGTCACTGTCGGTGATCAGGTTTGCTACATGGCCGGGACTACCGCAGTGTCCGTCTTCACGGACCGGCGCTACAACATCGTCGTCTTTGCCCAGTCCGCGAATCCCCAGCTTCTCTCCGACTTCATCAAATGGGTGAACAGCGACGACTCCGTCCCCGCAGGGGATCAGGATGCCACCCCCGCGACGCCCTCTCACACCATGTCCGAAGCGGGACACTGA
- a CDS encoding CU044_2847 family protein has translation MAIVEFPLHDGSAVLVKLSDEQALSPVRTRGASTSAVIERAEATFESVMHAVRAVTRGVAAQVEDFAQRPDALVVEFGIELTAQAGAVITAAGASAQLTVSLTWNNKS, from the coding sequence ATGGCGATTGTAGAGTTCCCGCTACACGACGGCAGCGCCGTGCTCGTCAAGCTCTCCGACGAGCAGGCGCTGAGCCCGGTCCGCACCCGGGGTGCGTCGACGTCTGCGGTGATCGAGAGAGCCGAGGCCACGTTCGAGTCCGTCATGCACGCCGTACGGGCGGTGACCCGCGGCGTCGCGGCGCAGGTCGAGGACTTCGCGCAGCGGCCGGACGCCCTCGTCGTGGAGTTCGGGATCGAGTTGACCGCCCAGGCGGGGGCGGTCATCACGGCGGCCGGGGCCTCGGCCCAGCTGACCGTCAGTCTGACCTGGAACAACAAGTCCTGA
- a CDS encoding beta-galactosidase: MKRTLSVPGIAYGGDYNPEQWPEEVWAEDMRLMREAGVNLVSVGIFSWALLEPSEGRYDFSRMDKVLDLLHENGIAADLATPTAAPPAWFFRAHPQALPVDRDGRTLSYGSRQTFCPSSPAYREAALRIANALAERYAGHPAVAMWHVHNEYGCHNAACYCDTSAAAFRRWLRTRYGENLAALNDAWGTAFWSQWYYDWEEILPPRATGAVANPTHQLDWRRFCSDELLSLYTAERDVLRAAAPTIPATTNFMVMHTFDALDYWRWAPELDIVANDHYLMSTDPESEIDIALSGDLMRSLAGGPWLLMEHSTGAVNWQPVNRAKNPGELRRNALGHVARGADGIAYFQWRAAKAGAEQWHSAMLPHAGTDSRIWQDVVRLGADLRALAEVRGSTVPAEVAIVWDWNARWALELPSQPSGELRYPDLVRSWYEPLWRAGVAVDFVRPDADLSGYRLVLAPNLYLVDETGAANLTAYAERGGTLAVGFHSGAVDENCHVRLGGYPGAFRGVLGVRSDEPFPLLPGQQVALSGAVPDGATGTLWSERLRLEGAEAIASYADGPLKDIPAVTRRGYGTGTTWYLATLPDPATLAALLDRIRTEAGVEPVRTAPPGVEVVRRRGADADYLFLVDHAGHGASIPVLPGATELLTGKAVHDSVTVPPGEIAVVREPRVEAR, translated from the coding sequence GTGAAGCGCACCCTGTCCGTCCCCGGCATCGCCTACGGCGGCGACTACAACCCCGAGCAGTGGCCCGAGGAGGTGTGGGCCGAGGACATGCGCCTGATGCGCGAGGCCGGGGTGAACCTGGTCAGCGTCGGCATCTTCTCCTGGGCGCTGCTGGAGCCGTCCGAGGGCCGGTACGACTTCTCGCGCATGGACAAGGTCCTCGACCTGCTGCACGAGAACGGCATCGCCGCCGACCTGGCCACGCCCACGGCGGCGCCTCCGGCGTGGTTCTTCCGCGCGCACCCGCAGGCGTTGCCGGTGGACCGTGACGGCCGCACCCTCTCCTACGGCAGCCGCCAGACGTTCTGCCCGTCCAGCCCCGCCTACCGCGAGGCCGCCCTGCGCATCGCGAACGCGCTGGCCGAGCGGTACGCCGGTCATCCGGCCGTGGCCATGTGGCACGTGCACAACGAGTACGGCTGTCACAACGCGGCCTGCTACTGCGACACCAGCGCGGCGGCCTTCCGCCGCTGGCTGCGCACCCGCTACGGCGAGAACCTGGCGGCCCTCAACGACGCCTGGGGCACGGCCTTCTGGTCGCAGTGGTACTACGACTGGGAGGAGATCCTGCCGCCCCGCGCCACCGGCGCCGTAGCCAACCCGACACACCAGCTGGACTGGCGCCGCTTCTGCTCGGACGAACTGCTGTCGCTGTACACGGCGGAACGGGACGTGCTGCGAGCGGCGGCCCCCACGATCCCGGCCACCACCAACTTCATGGTGATGCACACCTTCGACGCCCTCGACTACTGGCGCTGGGCACCGGAGCTGGACATCGTCGCCAACGACCACTACCTGATGTCCACCGACCCCGAGTCGGAGATCGACATCGCGCTGAGCGGCGATCTGATGCGCTCGCTCGCCGGCGGCCCGTGGCTGCTGATGGAGCACTCCACCGGCGCGGTGAACTGGCAGCCCGTCAACCGGGCCAAGAACCCCGGCGAGTTGCGCCGCAACGCGCTGGGCCATGTGGCGCGCGGGGCGGACGGCATCGCCTACTTCCAGTGGCGGGCGGCGAAGGCGGGTGCCGAGCAGTGGCACTCGGCGATGCTGCCGCACGCGGGCACCGACAGCCGGATCTGGCAGGACGTGGTCCGGCTCGGCGCCGACCTCAGGGCCCTCGCCGAGGTGCGCGGCAGTACGGTCCCCGCCGAGGTGGCGATCGTCTGGGACTGGAACGCCCGCTGGGCCCTGGAGCTGCCCTCCCAGCCGAGCGGCGAGCTGCGCTACCCGGACCTGGTGCGGTCCTGGTACGAGCCGCTGTGGCGGGCGGGCGTGGCCGTGGACTTCGTACGGCCCGACGCGGACCTCTCCGGCTACCGGCTGGTCCTGGCCCCGAACCTGTACCTGGTCGACGAGACGGGCGCGGCGAACCTCACGGCGTACGCCGAACGCGGCGGCACGCTCGCCGTCGGCTTCCACAGCGGCGCGGTGGACGAGAACTGCCATGTGCGGCTGGGCGGATATCCGGGAGCGTTCCGGGGCGTACTGGGCGTGCGCTCCGACGAGCCGTTCCCGCTGCTGCCCGGGCAACAGGTCGCCCTGAGCGGCGCCGTGCCGGACGGCGCGACGGGCACGCTGTGGTCGGAGCGGCTGCGGCTGGAGGGCGCGGAGGCGATCGCCTCGTACGCCGACGGCCCACTGAAGGACATCCCGGCGGTGACCCGGCGCGGCTACGGCACGGGCACCACCTGGTACCTGGCCACCCTGCCCGACCCGGCCACGCTGGCCGCGCTCCTGGACCGCATCCGCACCGAGGCGGGCGTCGAGCCGGTCCGCACCGCGCCGCCCGGTGTGGAAGTGGTCCGGCGGCGCGGCGCGGACGCGGACTACCTCTTCCTCGTCGACCACGCGGGCCACGGCGCATCGATCCCGGTCCTCCCGGGGGCGACGGAACTGCTCACCGGCAAGGCGGTACACGACTCGGTCACGGTCCCACCGGGTGAGATCGCCGTCGTACGGGAACCGCGCGTCGAAGCGCGGTGA
- a CDS encoding carbohydrate ABC transporter permease: protein MSASTVTAPSKRRAPIRPARVLLHVFLAGAALAWLAPLLWAVFSALRPYSETSAKGYVSWPDTLNLDNFKNAFQQSDMLHYFGNTLVIAVPAVLLTLFLSSMVAFYVSRFDFRLNLALLLVFTAGNLLPQQVIITPLYRLYLLTDLPGITASGKLYDSALGLVLIHVAFQSGFCAFVLSNYMRSLPHELTEAALVDGASVWRLYWQITLPLCKPAMAALATLLSIWIYNDFFWALVLISTGENMPITSALNNLSGQYFTDPNLVAAGALLTAVPTLIVYFALQRQFVSGLTLGSNKG from the coding sequence GTGAGCGCCTCCACCGTGACCGCTCCATCGAAGCGGCGCGCCCCGATCCGGCCGGCCCGGGTCCTGCTGCACGTCTTCCTCGCGGGCGCCGCCCTGGCCTGGCTCGCCCCGCTGCTCTGGGCGGTCTTCTCGGCGCTGCGCCCCTACAGCGAGACCAGCGCCAAGGGCTACGTCTCCTGGCCGGACACACTGAACCTCGACAACTTCAAGAACGCGTTCCAGCAGTCGGACATGCTGCACTACTTCGGCAACACGCTGGTCATCGCCGTACCGGCCGTGCTGCTCACGCTGTTCCTGTCGTCGATGGTCGCCTTCTACGTCAGCCGCTTCGACTTCCGGCTCAACCTCGCGCTGCTGTTGGTCTTCACGGCGGGCAACCTGCTGCCGCAGCAGGTCATCATCACCCCGCTGTACCGGCTCTACCTGCTCACGGATCTGCCGGGCATCACGGCAAGCGGCAAACTGTACGACTCCGCGCTCGGCCTGGTCCTCATCCACGTGGCGTTCCAGTCCGGTTTCTGCGCGTTCGTGCTGAGCAACTACATGCGCTCCCTGCCGCACGAACTGACGGAGGCCGCGCTCGTCGACGGCGCCTCGGTGTGGCGGCTGTACTGGCAGATCACGCTGCCGCTGTGCAAGCCGGCGATGGCGGCCCTGGCGACCCTGCTGTCGATCTGGATCTACAACGACTTCTTCTGGGCCCTCGTCCTGATCTCGACCGGCGAGAACATGCCGATCACCTCGGCCCTGAACAACCTCTCCGGCCAGTACTTCACCGACCCCAACCTGGTCGCCGCGGGCGCTCTGCTCACCGCGGTCCCGACGCTGATCGTGTACTTCGCGCTCCAGCGCCAGTTCGTCAGCGGCCTGACGCTGGGCTCCAACAAAGGCTGA
- a CDS encoding carbohydrate ABC transporter permease gives MTTDTTTKSPETAAAPPPGTALEKKRAARGHRRLLTRRDRITLALMAGVPTVLHVALVWVTALASIALAFTTWDGIGFDSIKWVGLDNFKQLFDDNPQFWPAVQHNVIWFVVLILIPTPLGLFLAVQLDKKIRFSRVYQTAFFLPVVISMACIGFVWQLVYNPDTGLINSIIGANKPGHYIDWIGDPKLNLWAVLIAASWRHAGYMMILYLAGLKSVDPSLREASALDGANEWQTFKNVIFPTLRPTNTVVLVVTIIEALRAFDLVFVFNKGAQGTELLSILVTNNIIGESSRIGYGSAIAVVLLVISLAVIIPYLVATFRKERRS, from the coding sequence ATGACGACGGACACGACCACGAAGTCCCCGGAGACGGCCGCCGCGCCGCCTCCGGGCACTGCGCTTGAGAAGAAGCGGGCCGCGCGGGGCCACCGGCGCCTGCTGACCCGCCGTGACCGGATCACGCTCGCCCTGATGGCGGGCGTGCCCACGGTCCTGCACGTGGCCCTGGTCTGGGTCACGGCCCTCGCCTCCATCGCGCTCGCCTTCACCACCTGGGACGGCATCGGGTTCGACTCGATCAAGTGGGTGGGCCTCGACAACTTCAAACAGCTCTTCGACGACAACCCGCAGTTCTGGCCGGCCGTCCAGCACAACGTCATCTGGTTCGTGGTGCTGATCCTGATCCCGACGCCGCTCGGCCTGTTCCTGGCGGTGCAGCTGGACAAGAAGATCCGGTTCAGCCGTGTCTACCAGACGGCGTTCTTCCTGCCGGTCGTCATCTCGATGGCCTGCATCGGCTTCGTCTGGCAGCTGGTCTACAACCCGGACACGGGCCTGATCAACAGCATCATCGGGGCCAACAAGCCCGGCCACTACATCGACTGGATCGGCGACCCCAAGCTCAATCTGTGGGCCGTCCTGATCGCCGCGTCCTGGCGGCACGCCGGCTACATGATGATCCTGTACCTGGCCGGTCTGAAGAGTGTCGACCCGTCCCTCAGGGAGGCCTCCGCGCTGGACGGCGCCAATGAGTGGCAGACGTTCAAGAACGTCATCTTCCCGACCCTGCGCCCGACCAACACGGTCGTCCTCGTCGTCACCATCATCGAGGCACTGCGCGCCTTCGACCTGGTCTTCGTCTTCAACAAGGGCGCCCAGGGCACCGAGTTGCTGTCGATCCTGGTGACCAACAACATCATCGGCGAGTCCAGCCGCATCGGTTACGGGTCGGCCATCGCCGTCGTCCTGCTCGTGATCTCCCTCGCGGTGATCATCCCGTATCTGGTGGCCACCTTCCGGAAGGAGCGGCGATCGTGA
- a CDS encoding ABC transporter substrate-binding protein: protein MRLSPSGLAVPGPSRRSLLRGAGGAALLAGAGIPLLSACGGSGSSSDPKTVTLGSNASDAVPKKAFESVYAAFKKQSGLTVDVNTKDHNTFQEQINSYLQGTPDDVFNWFAGYRMQFFAAKKLATPIDDVWAKIGDNFPDAMKKLSKGEDGKYYFVPLTTYPWAIFYRKSVFQQHGYKVPASWDELVALCKQMKKDGLVPIAFGDKDAWPAMGTFDQINFRLNGYDFHVQLMAGKASWTDAKVKAVFDHWAELLPYHQDGFMGRTWQDAAQTLVAKKAGMYLLGSFVAQQFTDKADLDDLDFFPFPEINSAYGQDTVEAPTDGFMVSKSPKNHAGVVKLLEYLGTPAAEEVYLKTDPSVVAASSKADTSSYSPLQKKAFEMIGNAKTLTQFMDRDSRPDFTSTVMQPGLQKFLQNPKGVDGLLSSIERQKKQIFASS, encoded by the coding sequence ATGCGCCTCTCCCCTTCCGGCCTTGCCGTCCCGGGTCCCAGCCGCCGTTCGCTGCTGCGCGGAGCGGGCGGTGCCGCCCTCCTCGCCGGTGCCGGCATACCCCTGCTCTCCGCCTGCGGCGGCAGCGGCTCGTCCTCCGACCCGAAGACCGTCACTCTCGGCTCCAACGCCTCCGACGCGGTGCCGAAGAAGGCCTTCGAGAGCGTCTACGCGGCCTTCAAGAAGCAGTCCGGTCTCACCGTCGATGTGAACACGAAGGACCACAACACCTTCCAGGAGCAGATCAACTCGTATCTGCAGGGCACACCGGACGACGTGTTCAACTGGTTCGCCGGATACCGCATGCAGTTCTTCGCGGCGAAGAAGCTGGCCACGCCGATCGACGACGTGTGGGCGAAGATCGGGGACAACTTCCCCGACGCGATGAAGAAGCTCAGCAAGGGCGAGGACGGCAAGTACTACTTCGTGCCGCTGACCACGTACCCCTGGGCGATCTTCTACCGCAAGAGCGTCTTCCAGCAGCACGGCTACAAGGTCCCCGCCTCCTGGGACGAACTGGTCGCCCTGTGCAAGCAGATGAAGAAGGACGGCCTGGTCCCGATCGCCTTCGGCGACAAGGACGCCTGGCCGGCGATGGGCACCTTCGACCAGATCAACTTCCGCCTCAACGGCTACGACTTCCACGTCCAGCTGATGGCCGGCAAGGCCTCCTGGACCGACGCCAAGGTCAAGGCCGTCTTCGACCACTGGGCCGAGCTCCTGCCCTACCACCAGGACGGCTTCATGGGCCGCACCTGGCAGGACGCCGCCCAGACGCTGGTTGCCAAGAAGGCCGGCATGTACCTCCTGGGCTCCTTCGTGGCCCAGCAGTTCACCGACAAGGCCGACCTGGACGACCTCGACTTCTTCCCCTTCCCGGAGATCAACTCCGCGTACGGCCAGGACACCGTGGAGGCGCCGACCGACGGCTTCATGGTGAGCAAGTCCCCGAAGAACCACGCCGGTGTCGTGAAGCTGCTGGAGTACCTGGGCACCCCGGCGGCCGAGGAGGTCTATCTGAAGACCGACCCGAGCGTGGTGGCCGCCTCCAGCAAGGCCGACACCTCCTCCTACTCGCCGCTGCAGAAGAAGGCGTTCGAGATGATCGGCAACGCCAAGACCCTCACCCAGTTCATGGACCGCGACTCCCGGCCGGACTTCACCTCCACGGTGATGCAGCCCGGGCTGCAGAAGTTCCTCCAGAACCCCAAGGGCGTGGACGGCTTGCTGTCGTCGATCGAGCGCCAGAAGAAGCAGATCTTCGCGTCCTCGTGA
- a CDS encoding GntR family transcriptional regulator, whose translation MTRTGDSARPVTVSALDSLDFDLDRTSPVPLYYQLAQQLEAAIEHGILTPGNLLGNEVDLSVRLGLSRPTVRQAIQSLVDKGLLVRRRGVGTQVVHSQVKRPLELSSLYDDLESAGQGPTTQVLRGERVPASADVAAALGIPEGAEVVVLERLRRTHGQPVAFLCNYLPADLLELDTERLESTGLYRMMRSAGITLHSARQSVGARSATPEEAALLDEKEGAALLTMQRTAYDDTGRPVEYGTHVYRASRYTFDFQLLVRP comes from the coding sequence GTGACGAGGACCGGTGACTCCGCTCGTCCCGTGACCGTCTCCGCGCTCGACTCCCTCGACTTCGACCTGGACCGCACGAGTCCGGTGCCGCTCTACTACCAGCTCGCCCAGCAGCTGGAGGCGGCGATCGAACACGGGATCCTCACCCCGGGGAACCTCCTGGGCAACGAGGTCGATCTGTCCGTGCGCCTCGGCCTGTCCCGGCCCACCGTCCGCCAGGCGATCCAGTCCCTGGTCGACAAGGGCCTACTGGTGCGCCGCCGCGGAGTGGGCACCCAGGTGGTGCACAGCCAGGTCAAACGGCCGCTCGAACTGAGCAGCCTCTACGACGACCTGGAGTCGGCCGGGCAGGGACCGACCACTCAGGTGCTGCGGGGCGAACGCGTTCCGGCGAGCGCCGACGTGGCCGCGGCCCTCGGCATCCCCGAGGGCGCCGAGGTCGTCGTGCTGGAGCGGCTGCGCCGCACGCACGGCCAGCCGGTGGCGTTCCTGTGCAACTACCTGCCCGCGGACCTGCTCGAACTCGACACCGAGCGGCTGGAGTCGACGGGCCTGTACCGGATGATGCGCTCGGCGGGCATCACGCTGCACAGTGCCCGCCAGTCCGTCGGCGCCCGCAGCGCCACCCCCGAGGAGGCCGCCCTGCTGGACGAGAAGGAGGGCGCGGCCCTGCTCACCATGCAGCGCACCGCCTACGACGACACCGGCCGGCCGGTGGAGTACGGCACCCATGTCTACCGGGCCTCCAGGTACACCTTCGACTTCCAGCTGCTGGTCAGGCCCTGA
- the iolD gene encoding 3D-(3,5/4)-trihydroxycyclohexane-1,2-dione acylhydrolase (decyclizing), whose amino-acid sequence MSLSTSEATSRLTVAQALVRFLSAQYTARDGERHRLIAGTWGIFGHGNVAGIGQALIEYSDVMPYHQGRNEQAMVHAAVGHARQLDRLSAQAVTTSIGPGATNLVTGAALATVNRLPVLLLPGDYFATRPADPLLQQLEHPGQFDMSVNDTLRPVSRYFDRITRPEQLIPSALQAMRVLADPAETGAVTLALPQDVQAEAYDWPEQFFAERVWTVRRPAPDPTELSAAVRAIRAARRPLVVAGGGVHHSRAEDALKALADATGIPVAATQAGKGSLRHDHPADVGGIGHTGTAVADDLARTADLVIGVGTRYTDFTTASGTLFQDPEVRFLNLNITAFDAHKLAAQTVVADARAVLEALTARLAGFRVDAAYETAYRAGKERWERVVEAAYRAGDEDAVPTQTQVLGALDAVVGDEDVVINAAGSLPGDLHKLWRTRSRRQYHLEYGYSCMGYEIPAALGVRQAAPDTVVWALVGDGTYLMMPTEIVTAVQERLPVKLVLIQNHGYASIGGLSESVGGERFGTAYRYRAADGTFSGAPLPVDLAANAASLGMEVLRAKTVRELREALTAARAADVPTCVYVETDPAPTAPGAEAWWDVPVAGAATREAALRAREEYDRQVAGRRRHL is encoded by the coding sequence ATGAGCCTCTCGACGAGTGAAGCGACGAGCCGTCTGACCGTCGCCCAGGCGCTGGTGCGGTTCCTGTCCGCCCAGTACACCGCACGCGACGGCGAACGGCACCGGCTGATCGCCGGCACCTGGGGCATCTTCGGGCACGGGAACGTGGCGGGCATCGGCCAGGCGCTGATCGAATACAGCGACGTCATGCCGTATCACCAGGGCCGCAACGAGCAGGCGATGGTGCACGCGGCCGTCGGGCACGCCCGCCAGCTCGACCGCCTCTCGGCCCAGGCCGTGACGACGTCCATCGGCCCGGGCGCGACCAACCTGGTCACCGGCGCCGCCCTGGCCACCGTCAACCGGCTGCCCGTGCTGCTCCTGCCCGGCGACTATTTCGCCACCCGCCCGGCCGACCCGCTGCTGCAACAGCTGGAGCATCCGGGCCAGTTCGACATGTCGGTCAACGACACCCTGCGCCCGGTGTCCCGCTACTTCGACCGGATCACCCGCCCCGAGCAGCTCATCCCGTCCGCGCTCCAGGCCATGCGCGTCCTCGCCGACCCGGCCGAGACCGGCGCCGTCACCCTCGCCCTGCCCCAGGACGTACAGGCCGAGGCGTACGACTGGCCCGAGCAGTTCTTCGCCGAGCGCGTGTGGACCGTACGGCGTCCCGCGCCGGACCCCACCGAGCTCTCAGCGGCCGTCCGGGCGATCAGGGCCGCGCGCAGGCCGCTCGTCGTCGCGGGCGGCGGGGTCCACCACAGCCGCGCCGAGGACGCCCTGAAGGCTCTCGCGGACGCGACCGGCATCCCGGTCGCCGCCACCCAGGCCGGCAAGGGTTCCCTGCGCCACGACCACCCGGCCGACGTCGGCGGCATCGGCCACACCGGCACCGCGGTCGCCGACGACCTCGCCCGCACCGCCGACCTGGTGATCGGCGTAGGCACCCGCTACACGGACTTCACCACGGCCTCCGGCACCCTCTTCCAGGACCCCGAGGTCCGCTTCCTCAACCTCAACATCACCGCCTTCGACGCCCACAAGCTCGCCGCGCAGACCGTGGTGGCCGACGCGCGGGCCGTCCTGGAAGCGCTCACCGCGCGACTGGCCGGCTTCCGCGTCGACGCGGCGTACGAGACCGCGTACCGGGCCGGCAAGGAGCGCTGGGAGCGGGTCGTCGAGGCGGCCTACCGGGCCGGCGACGAGGACGCCGTACCGACCCAGACGCAGGTGCTCGGCGCGCTGGACGCGGTCGTCGGGGACGAGGACGTGGTCATCAACGCCGCGGGCTCGCTCCCCGGCGATCTGCACAAGCTGTGGCGGACCCGCTCGCGGCGCCAGTACCACCTGGAGTACGGCTACTCCTGCATGGGCTACGAGATCCCGGCCGCGCTCGGGGTACGGCAGGCCGCCCCGGACACGGTGGTGTGGGCGCTGGTCGGCGACGGCACCTACCTCATGATGCCGACCGAGATCGTCACCGCCGTCCAGGAGCGGCTGCCCGTCAAGCTGGTCCTGATCCAGAACCACGGGTACGCCTCCATCGGCGGCCTGTCGGAGTCGGTGGGCGGCGAGCGCTTCGGCACCGCCTACCGGTACCGGGCGGCCGACGGCACCTTCAGCGGCGCCCCGCTGCCCGTGGACCTGGCCGCCAACGCCGCGAGCCTCGGCATGGAGGTGCTCCGCGCCAAGACGGTGCGGGAGCTGCGCGAGGCGCTGACCGCCGCACGCGCGGCCGACGTCCCCACCTGTGTCTACGTGGAGACCGACCCGGCACCCACCGCTCCCGGAGCCGAGGCCTGGTGGGACGTGCCGGTCGCCGGGGCCGCCACCCGCGAGGCGGCACTGCGCGCCCGCGAGGAATACGACCGCCAGGTCGCCGGCCGCCGCCGGCACCTGTGA
- a CDS encoding sugar ABC transporter substrate-binding protein, giving the protein MDRSSHSRSRRLAPVVAVAAAAALTLAGCSSSSGGKKSEEGGSNASAGKANTPRMTVALVTHQSPGDTFWDIVRKGAEAAAAKDNIKLVYSADPNAGSQANLVQNAVDQKVDGIALTLAKPDAMKDVIKKATAAKIPVVGLNSGVSDWKKLGLLQFFGQDEGVAGEAFGKKLNEVGAKKAVCVIQEQGNIGLTQRCDGVKKTFSGTTETLYVNGTDMPSVKSTITAKLKQDSSIDYVVTLGAPIALTAVQSVGDAGSKAKVATFDLNNQLTSAIKKGDIQFAVDQQPYLQGYLAVDSLWLYKNNGNYSGGGEQPVLTGPAFVDKSNVDQVAQFAAKGTR; this is encoded by the coding sequence ATGGACCGCTCTTCTCACTCCCGCTCCCGCAGGCTGGCCCCCGTCGTGGCCGTGGCCGCCGCGGCAGCTCTCACCCTCGCCGGCTGCTCCAGCAGCTCCGGGGGGAAGAAGTCCGAAGAGGGAGGATCGAACGCCTCGGCGGGCAAGGCGAACACCCCGCGGATGACGGTCGCGCTGGTCACCCACCAGTCGCCGGGCGACACCTTCTGGGACATCGTCCGCAAGGGCGCCGAGGCCGCCGCCGCCAAGGACAACATCAAGCTCGTCTACTCCGCCGACCCGAACGCCGGCAGCCAGGCCAACCTGGTGCAGAACGCGGTCGACCAGAAGGTCGACGGCATCGCGCTCACCCTGGCCAAGCCGGACGCGATGAAGGACGTGATCAAGAAGGCGACCGCGGCGAAGATACCCGTGGTGGGCCTGAACTCCGGGGTCAGCGACTGGAAGAAGCTCGGACTGCTGCAGTTCTTCGGGCAGGACGAGGGCGTGGCGGGCGAGGCGTTCGGCAAGAAGCTGAACGAGGTCGGCGCCAAGAAGGCCGTCTGTGTGATCCAGGAGCAGGGCAACATCGGCCTCACCCAGCGCTGCGACGGCGTGAAGAAGACGTTTTCCGGCACGACTGAGACGCTGTACGTGAACGGCACCGACATGCCGTCGGTGAAGTCGACGATCACGGCCAAGCTCAAGCAGGACAGCTCCATCGACTACGTCGTCACCCTCGGCGCCCCCATCGCCCTGACCGCCGTGCAGTCGGTGGGCGACGCCGGCAGCAAGGCCAAGGTCGCCACGTTCGACCTGAACAACCAGCTGACCAGCGCCATCAAGAAGGGCGACATCCAGTTCGCGGTGGACCAGCAGCCGTATCTGCAGGGCTACCTGGCGGTCGACTCCCTGTGGCTGTACAAGAACAACGGCAACTACAGCGGCGGCGGCGAGCAGCCCGTGCTCACCGGCCCGGCCTTCGTCGACAAGTCCAACGTCGACCAGGTCGCCCAGTTCGCCGCGAAGGGCACCCGGTGA